A window of Vigna radiata var. radiata cultivar VC1973A unplaced genomic scaffold, Vradiata_ver6 scaffold_187, whole genome shotgun sequence contains these coding sequences:
- the LOC106778805 gene encoding protein EXORDIUM, whose translation MASFTSLSFLLSFFLAVSILRFSSARKLTESEPQLKFQYHRGPLLTGKISVNLIWYGKFKPSQKAILTDFITSLSSPKPVTPQPSVQTWWKATEKYYKTPSPKLALSLGSQILDENYSFGKSLTTDQIVKLSSKGPQRNAINVVLTSSDVAVEGFCSSRCGTHGSSVGARINGKRYKFAYIWVGNSETQCPGQCAWPFHQPIYGPQNPALVAPNNDVGIDGMVINVASLLAGTVTNPFGNGYFQGPKEAPLEAASACTGIYGKGAYPGYAGNLLVDPTTGASYNANGVNGRKYLLPALVDPKTSACSTIV comes from the coding sequence ATGGCCTCTTTTACATCCTTAAGCTTTCTCCTTAGCTTTTTTCTGGCTGTTTCAATTCTTCGTTTCAGTTCAGCTAGGAAACTCACTGAGTCAGAGCCCCAACTGAAGTTCCAATACCACAGAGGACCTCTCCTCACAGGCAAAATCTCCGTCAATCTCATTTGGTATGGCAAATTCAAGCCTTCCCAGAAAGCCATACTCACTGACTTCATAACCTCCCTTTCATCTCCCAAACCCGTCACGCCCCAACCATCGGTTCAGACGTGGTGGAAAGCCACTGAAAAGTACTACAAAACCCCATCCCCCAAACTCGCCCTCTCTCTGGGTTCCCAAATCCTCGATGAAAACTACTCCTTCGGCAAATCACTCACCACCGATCAAATCGTGAAACTCTCATCCAAGGGTCCACAGAGAAATGCTATCAACGTTGTTCTCACCTCCTCTGACGTTGCAGTGGAAGGGTTCTGCTCCAGTAGGTGTGGGACTCACGGGTCCTCCGTGGGGGCGCGCATCAACGGAAAGAGGTACAAATTCGCTTACATCTGGGTCGGTAACTCTGAAACCCAGTGCCCGGGGCAATGCGCTTGGCCTTTCCACCAACCCATATACGGTCCCCAGAACCCAGCTCTGGTTGCACCCAACAACGATGTTGGCATTGACGGCATGGTGATCAACGTGGCTAGCCTCTTGGCTGGCACTGTGACTAACCCTTTCGGGAACGGCTACTTCCAGGGACCCAAAGAGGCTCCGCTGGAAGCCGCCTCCGCCTGCACCGGCATCTACGGTAAGGGCGCCTACCCTGGTTATGCAGGGAACCTCTTGGTGGACCCCACAACCGGTGCCAGCTACAATGCCAATGGGGTCAACGGAAGGAAGTATCTCTTGCCCGCTCTCGTCGACCCTAAAACCTCTGCCTGTTCCACCATCGTCTAA
- the LOC106778801 gene encoding uncharacterized protein LOC106778801, with amino-acid sequence MGELTYFLGLQVKQARDGIFIHQSKYCTDLLKKFKMLDYKEAETPMATNCYLDLDEAGKSVDQKMYRGMIGSLLYPIASRTDIMHNVCLCSRFQSSPKESYLTIVKIILKYFKGTKSLGLWYPNGTNIFLEGFSDSDFGGCKLDRKSTSGTCHLLGSTLISWDSKKQSCVALSITEADYIAAGSSCALSL; translated from the coding sequence atgGGTGAATTGACATACTTCCTTGGTCTTCAAGTAAAGCAAGCTAGAGATGGAATCTTTATTCACCAATCCAAGTATTGCACTGACTTGttgaagaaattcaaaatgCTGGACTATAAGGAGGCTGAGACTCCTATGGCAACAAACTGCTACTTGGATCTTGATGAAGCTGGAAAGAGTGTTGATCAAAAAATGTATAGAGGTATGATTGGATCATTACTATATCCAATTGCTAGTAGAACTGATATAATGCACAATGTGTGCCTTTGTTCTAGATTTCAGTCTTCTCCTAAAGAATCATATTTAACTattgtgaaaataattttaaaatactttaaagGAACCAAAAGTCTTGGACTCTGGTATCCAAAtggaacaaatatttttctggAAGGAtttagtgattctgattttggaggCTGCAAACTAGATAGAAAGAGCACCAGTGGCACTTGTCATTTACTTGGATCTACATTGATCTCTTGGGATTCAAAGAAGCAATCTTGTGTGGCATTATCCATCACAGAAGCTGATTACATAGCAGCTGGAAGTTCTTGTGCACTATCTCTTTAG